The region GAGCGTTTTTTGCCCTTCTGCATCAATATCATCACCACGACCAGCCAGAGAATTTAAAAATGATAACCCATACTCTTGAGCAAATGGCACGCGGGGGTATTTACGATCAACTAGGAGGGGGCTTTCATCGCTATTCTGTCGATGAGAAGTGGTTAATCCCTCACTTTGAGAAGATGCTTTACGATAACGCTCTTTTAAGCCGCTTATATTTGGAAGCCTATCAGCTTACTAGGCAAAAAAGCTTCCTTGATGTTGCTTTGCATACTTTGCAATATTTATTAAGAGAGATGCGCGATCCTTTAGGGGGCTTTTATTCCGCTGAGGATGCAGATTCAGAGGGGGAGGAAGGAAAATTTTATCTTTGGTCTCTTGCTCAAATAGAGGAGAGTTTGCAAGATCCTCAGCTCTTTTGCCATACCTACGGAATAACAAAGGAAGGAAATTTTGAAGGAAAAAATATTTTACATCTTCTTTCGCCTTTAGAAGCCCTCTCATTTCAAGAGCAAGAAAAATTGGCTGTAGATCGTCAAATACTTTTGGAGAAGCGCAACAAACGTATCAGGCCTGGCTTAGATGATAAGATTCTGGTCGACTGGAATGCTTTGCTGATTTCCAGCCTAGCCAAAGCCTACCAAATCACAGGAGAATCGTTATACTTGGAGTCCGCTCAACAAGCAGCACAATTTATTGAAAATAATATGATTCACGAAGGTCAATTGTATCATTTATGGCGAAGAACTTTAGGATCTACACCAGGTTTTTTGGAAGATTATGCTAACTATATTCTAGCCCTTCTAGATCTTTATGAATGTGATTTTAATATAAACTGGTTGGAAAGGGCTCAAAACATGATGGAAAAAATGAGAGTGCTTTTCTGGGATCCTAAAGATAAAGCTTTTTTTGCATCCTCCCTAGCGCATGGCTCGCTTTTGGTGCGTAAAAAAGTCTTTAATGATGATGCTACTCCTGCTGGCAATGCTCATGCAGCCCTAGCTTTTCTTCGATTAGGTAGCTATTATGAACGTAGGGAATATAATCAGATGGCTGAGCAAATTCTTTCTTTGCATGCCACGGCAATGCAACAAGCGCCTAAATGGTATGGCACCCTGCTATGTGCAGTTGATTGCTA is a window of Neochlamydia sp. AcF84 DNA encoding:
- a CDS encoding thioredoxin domain-containing protein, which encodes MSNMPNHLASSLSPYLLQHQYNPVDWYPWGKEALEKATHEDKPIFLSIGYSACHWCHVMEKESFEDKEVAELLNKHFINIKVDREERPDLDRLYMSCVQAMTGHGGWPMSIFMTPNLKPFLAGTYFPPTSRYGMPGFRSLLQEIILQWKHNRTKLTGSSEKVFQYLWEEESQHQQFHGSLSNKLLERLVEDCQKDYDSEWGGFGKAPKFPQAGAFFALLHQYHHHDQPENLKMITHTLEQMARGGIYDQLGGGFHRYSVDEKWLIPHFEKMLYDNALLSRLYLEAYQLTRQKSFLDVALHTLQYLLREMRDPLGGFYSAEDADSEGEEGKFYLWSLAQIEESLQDPQLFCHTYGITKEGNFEGKNILHLLSPLEALSFQEQEKLAVDRQILLEKRNKRIRPGLDDKILVDWNALLISSLAKAYQITGESLYLESAQQAAQFIENNMIHEGQLYHLWRRTLGSTPGFLEDYANYILALLDLYECDFNINWLERAQNMMEKMRVLFWDPKDKAFFASSLAHGSLLVRKKVFNDDATPAGNAHAALAFLRLGSYYERREYNQMAEQILSLHATAMQQAPKWYGTLLCAVDCYLSSMQQIVLLGDVQDKKIQNLLAVIYSEYLPHKVVSLVNKSSQELPVNKGKEGDPGTAFVCYQQRCFPPTSDPSKLHCLLKEGAAL